DNA from Algisphaera agarilytica:
TCCAGGCCCTCGCCACCAAGTGCAAGGGCAAGGACGACCTCCAGGCCGTCGCCACCGTCTCGGCCAACCACGACGCCGAGATCGGCAGCCTCATCGCCGAAGCCATCCACAAAGTCGGCAAGGACGGCGTGGTCGAAGTCGAAGAAGGCAAGTCCGCCGACACCACCCTCGACTACGTCGAAGGCATGCAGTTCGACAAGGGCTACCTCTCGCCGTACTTCATGACCGACCCCGCCTCGCAGGAGTGCGTGCTGGAAGATCCCCTGATCCTGGTCCACGAAAAGAAGATCAGCAACCTGCCCGACCTGCTGCCCCTGCTCAACAAGGTGGCCATGGCGCAGAAGCCGCTGCTCATCATCGCGGAAGACGTGGAAAACGAAGCGCTCGCCGCGCTCGTCGTGAACCGTCTGCGTGGTGTGCTCAAAGTAGCCGCCGTCAAAGCCCCCGGCTTCGGCGACCGCCGCAAGGCCCTGCTCGGCGACATCGCCACCGTCACCGGTGCAACCTTCGTCAGCGAAGACCTGGGCGTTCAACTCGAAACCCTCGAGATCGAATCGCTGGGTACCGCGAAGAAGATCACCGTCGACAAGGACAACACCACCATCATCGAAGGTGCCGGCAAGAAGAAGGACATCAACGGCCGGATCGATCAGCTCCGCTCGCAGATCGAAAAGACCACCAGTGACTACGACCGCGAGAAGCTCCAGGAGCGCCTGGCCAAGCTCACCGGCGGCGTCGCCATGATCCGCGTCGGTGCCACCACCGAAACCGCGATGAAAGAACGCAAGGACCGTGTCGACGACGCCCTGGCCGCGACCAAGGCCGCTGCCCAAGAGGGCTACGTCCCCGGCGGCGGCGTGTCGTTCGTGCGTGCGATCGAAGCCGTGGAAGCCAAGCGTAAGTCCGCCAAGGGCGACGCGAAGATCGGCTTCGACATCGTGGCGGCCGCCCTCGAGGCCCCGCTGCGTCAGATCGTGGAAAACGCTGGCGAAGACGGCTACGTCGTCGTCGAGCAGGTCCGTGCCGCCAAGGGCAACAAGGGCTACAACGCCGCCACCGGCGAGCACGTGGACCTGGTCAAGGCCGGCATCATCGACCCGGCTCTGGTCAGCCGCACCGCGCTGCAGAACGCCGCGTCGGTCTCGGGCCTGATGCTCACCACCAACGTGCTGATCAGCGACTTCGATGAAGACGCCGAAGCCATCGCGGGTGCGGTCCACTAACCGACCCGCCCGCAGCCCCGACCCTCGAAGCCCAGGGGCGACCGTCTCTGGGTTTCTTTCGTAGGGTGGACACCGCCCACCAGACCAACCGCAGCCCTTGTCGTTGTCACGGTGGGCCGTGCCCACTCTACAGAACCATTGCCCCTCCTCGAATTTTCTTATGGCCACCCAGCGCGACTACTACGAAATCCTCAGCGTCGAGCGCACCGCCAGCGGCGACGAGATCAAACGCTCGTACCGCAAGCTGGCCATGAAGTACCACCCGGACCGCAACCCGGACGACGCCGAGGCCGAGGCAAAGTTTAAAGAGTGCGCCGAGGCGTACGAGGTCCTTTCCGACAGCGAGAAGCGTCAACGCTACGACCAATTCGGCCACGCCGGGCTGAAAGGCCAAGCCGGCCACGACTTCAGCCACATGAACGCCGGGGACATCTTCTCGATGTTCGAGGACATCTTCGGCGGCGGCATGGGCGGCGGACGTGGCCGTCGTCGCGGTCCCGGCGGCGCACAACGCGGCTACGACCTCGAGACGCAGACCGAGATTACGCTCAACGAAGCCTTCACGGGCACCACCACGGATATCGAATTCACCCGCCAGGACGTCTGCGACACCTGCAACGGCACCGGCGGCAAGCCCGGCACGGAACCGTCCACCTGCACGATGTGTGGCGGGGCGGGGCAAGTTCAGCAAGCGGGCCTCGGCGGTATGTTCCGCATGGTCAACACTTGCCCCAACTGCAAAGGTGCCGGGAAGATCTATCTCGATAAATGCACCTCCTGCCGTGGCAGCGGCCGGGTCGCCAAGAAACGCAAGTTGTCGATCAAAATCCCCGCGGGCATCCACGACGGTCAGGCTATCCGCGTTTCCGGTGAAGGCGAGCCCGGCAGCGGCGGCGGCCCGCAAGGCGACCTGCACGTGGTCGTCCGCATCGCGGATCACGAGTTGTTCACCCGCGAAGACGATCACCTGATCATGAAGATGCCCGTCAGTTTCACGCAGGCGGCGCTCGGCGCCAAGGTCAGCGTCCCCACCCTTGACGGCGAGACCGAACTCACCATCAAGCCCGGCACCCAACACGGCGAGCTCTTCCGCGTCCGCGGCGAAGGCATGCCCGACCTCCGCTCCGGCCGCCGGGGCGACCTGATTGTCGCGCTGCTGCTCGAAGTCCCCACCAAGCTCACCAGCCGTCAAGAAGAACTGCTCCGTGAATACGCCGAGAGCGAAGACCACGACGTCCTCCCGGAAAACAAGGGTTTCTGGGGCAAGATCAAAGAACACCTGGGCTAACGCCCGAACCAAACCATGAGCGAAAACATCCACCCCAACGATGATCTGAACGCGGCCGAAGACTCGGCCGAGGTGAACGAGTTCGACCTGACTCCCGAAGGTGACGAGCCGACGCTGGCCGACTTCGATCCCGAAGCCGCCGAGGCCGAGGCCGAGGCGCAAGAGGTCATCGATGAAGAGTTTGCCGCCCTGCAAAAAGAACGCGACGAGCTTGAAGCCAAGCTGATGCGCACCGCCGCTGATTACCAGAACTTCGTCCGCCGATCGCAACTCAACATCGACGCGACCAAGCAGGAGACGCTGATGAAGGTCGCCAAGGCCCTGGTTGGCGTGATGGACAACTTCGACCGTGCCCTCGAGCTCGACCCCGAAACGACGTCAGCGGGAGACGTACAGAAGGGGGCCGCCACCATCCAGGCCGCGCTGCTCCAGGCCCTCGAAGGTTTCGGCATGAAGAAGGTCACCGTCGAGCCCGGCGATGAATTCGACCCCAACCTCCACGAGGCCCTGATGCGTCAGCCCTCGGAAGACATCGAATCGAACCACGTCGCCGCCCAGTTCATGCCGGGTTATATCCTCAACGATCAACCCGTCCGCCCCGCACAGGTCAGCGTGGCGGAGTGAGTTCCCGAGAAGGTCTTGTTATTCAGGGCTTCAATCGCAACAAGCGTCGTAACCACGCGGCCAGCCGAAGGATGCCTAGAAACTTCAAGACCCGGAACAGCCGCCACATATGCATCGCTTTCATGCGAAATATCCTACGAAAAACAGCCGCCCCCGGAGTGGCTTCCGAGCGAGCAAAAGCCTAGGGATTCCCCGCCATGCCCACCTACGACTACGTCTGCGATGCGTGTGACCACGCCTTCGAAGAGTTTCAATTGATGACCGCCGAGGTGCTCAAGAAGTGCCCTGCTTGCGGCAAAATGAAGCTCCGCCGTCTGATCGGCACCGGTGCCGGTGTGATCTTCAAAGGCGCGGGTTTCTACGAAACCGACTACCGCTCCGACAGCTACCAAAAGGACGCGAAGGCCGACAAGCCCAGCGAGACTAAGAGCGATAGTAAGTCTTCCGACTCGGAAAAATCGAAATCCCAATCAACAGACGGCAAACCAAAAACGGATTCAACATCTCAGTCTAGCTCACTATCCGGCAAGAAATCTAATAAAAATAAATCCGTCGACTGATGCAGACTCCAGGAGAAGAAATCGTTGGTGAGTATCTTCGCAACCTCAGAGGTTGCGATTTCATTCAATATAACCTTCAAACGACACAAACCCAGGGCGAGATTGATGTCATCGGGATCAACATGGCCGAGCGACATCTTTATGTTTGCGAGGTGGCAATCCACCTATCCACTGGCTTGCAATACACGAAAAATAAACGCCCCGA
Protein-coding regions in this window:
- the dnaJ gene encoding molecular chaperone DnaJ; its protein translation is MATQRDYYEILSVERTASGDEIKRSYRKLAMKYHPDRNPDDAEAEAKFKECAEAYEVLSDSEKRQRYDQFGHAGLKGQAGHDFSHMNAGDIFSMFEDIFGGGMGGGRGRRRGPGGAQRGYDLETQTEITLNEAFTGTTTDIEFTRQDVCDTCNGTGGKPGTEPSTCTMCGGAGQVQQAGLGGMFRMVNTCPNCKGAGKIYLDKCTSCRGSGRVAKKRKLSIKIPAGIHDGQAIRVSGEGEPGSGGGPQGDLHVVVRIADHELFTREDDHLIMKMPVSFTQAALGAKVSVPTLDGETELTIKPGTQHGELFRVRGEGMPDLRSGRRGDLIVALLLEVPTKLTSRQEELLREYAESEDHDVLPENKGFWGKIKEHLG
- a CDS encoding FmdB family zinc ribbon protein, encoding MPTYDYVCDACDHAFEEFQLMTAEVLKKCPACGKMKLRRLIGTGAGVIFKGAGFYETDYRSDSYQKDAKADKPSETKSDSKSSDSEKSKSQSTDGKPKTDSTSQSSSLSGKKSNKNKSVD
- the groL gene encoding chaperonin GroEL (60 kDa chaperone family; promotes refolding of misfolded polypeptides especially under stressful conditions; forms two stacked rings of heptamers to form a barrel-shaped 14mer; ends can be capped by GroES; misfolded proteins enter the barrel where they are refolded when GroES binds), translated to MAKKQMIFGAEAQAELKKGLQQLAAAVKVTMGPTGRNVVMQKSFGGPSVTKDGVSVAKEVELESPFQNMGAKMVVEVAKKTADKAGDGTTTATVLAEAIYNEGLRHVASGANAMALQRGINAAAEAAAEAIQALATKCKGKDDLQAVATVSANHDAEIGSLIAEAIHKVGKDGVVEVEEGKSADTTLDYVEGMQFDKGYLSPYFMTDPASQECVLEDPLILVHEKKISNLPDLLPLLNKVAMAQKPLLIIAEDVENEALAALVVNRLRGVLKVAAVKAPGFGDRRKALLGDIATVTGATFVSEDLGVQLETLEIESLGTAKKITVDKDNTTIIEGAGKKKDINGRIDQLRSQIEKTTSDYDREKLQERLAKLTGGVAMIRVGATTETAMKERKDRVDDALAATKAAAQEGYVPGGGVSFVRAIEAVEAKRKSAKGDAKIGFDIVAAALEAPLRQIVENAGEDGYVVVEQVRAAKGNKGYNAATGEHVDLVKAGIIDPALVSRTALQNAASVSGLMLTTNVLISDFDEDAEAIAGAVH
- a CDS encoding nucleotide exchange factor GrpE, whose product is MSENIHPNDDLNAAEDSAEVNEFDLTPEGDEPTLADFDPEAAEAEAEAQEVIDEEFAALQKERDELEAKLMRTAADYQNFVRRSQLNIDATKQETLMKVAKALVGVMDNFDRALELDPETTSAGDVQKGAATIQAALLQALEGFGMKKVTVEPGDEFDPNLHEALMRQPSEDIESNHVAAQFMPGYILNDQPVRPAQVSVAE